The region TATGGCGCGTCGAATTCGATCAAACTCCTGATGCGCAAGGGGACTATTCAGTCTACGGGGAAGAGCAGCCGGGTGTACCAGATCACCCCGACGCGCCCTCAGGATGCATCACCGCCGGAAGATCTTCAGCGTGTACTGGATACGCTTGGTAGCCACGAGCGCATGAGCAACAAAGCCGTTCGCGATGCACTGGGGGTCAGCAGGCCCACCGCAACACGCTATCTACAGTTGTGGGTTGACACCGGCTGGCTCATGGCTGAAGGAAGTCACCGCGGGCGCCGATACGGCGCCGGTCGGCGGATGCGCGGCGACTGAACTGGCTTGCTTCAGCAAGATGATCGCTGGAGAGAAATGACTCACCGTCAGAGTCGGTCTACCAAGTCTGACGGTGAGTCATTCGACTTGAGCGTGAGGCATTTCCTATGGGGCCACCCTGTGGCTACGGGCCGCGCGCCGCCTCAGCCGCCGCTGAAGCCCGGCAGCAGCAGCAGCCGATCGCCGTCCTCCAGCCGCCGGTCCAGCCCGCCGGCCAGCTCGATCATCTGGCCGTTGACGATCAGCGCCGCGTACTCCTTGACCCGGTCGCCCTCACGGTCGTAGACCAGCTCGGCAAACTTCTCGGAGCCGTCCGCGAGCTGCACGAGCAGGTCGCGGACGGTCATATCCTCGGAGATCGGCAGGTGCTCGGTCATGCCGCGCTCGCCGACGCCCTTGAGCTGGGTCGCCAGCCAGGAGTAGTACTCCAGCGCGATGGTCCGCCGCCGTGGGGTCTCTATCGTCATGGCGCCGGGCGCTACCGAGCCACGGCCAACCCGCGCTCGGCGGCGATCTTCTCCACCACCGGGATCATTTCCTCAAGGTCAAGCTCCACCAGCGTGGCCGGCAGCGGCAGCCCCTGCTCCGTGTCGAAGCCGATGCGCTCGCGGAACGTGCTGACCATCCGGTCCCAGTGGTCCATGATGTTCGAGCCCTTGGCCGGGCCATCCACCGGCACCGAGCCGTAGCGTGTGGACGGGCGCTCCTTTGACGGGTCCATCCCGTGGAGGAAGCTCCAGATCCGCAGCTGCGCCGAGATCCGCCGCCCGATCTTCAACGCCTCCGGCAGGTCGATGTCGTAGCCGCTGACGGCGCTGACAGTGGCCGTCCCCAGGTGCGCGTTGGTGAAGTCGAAGCGGCAGATGCCCAGCGAGTCCTCGAACTGGTGCCAGCCGTTGATCGCCGTCATCTGCTCGACGATCTCATCAGGGTCGAAGCGGTTCTTGGTCGGCGCGAGGCCCAGGCGCTCGGTCTGGATGCCGCCAGAGGTCAGCTCGATGGTGCTGGTGCTCGACAGACAGGTGTCGAACATCTCGGCCCAGCGTGCGCGGTGATCGTGCGAGCGCGGCGCATGCCCCTTCATCGTGTAGATCGCCGCGTTGGCCGCCTCGC is a window of Chloroflexota bacterium DNA encoding:
- a CDS encoding MoaD/ThiS family protein; this translates as MTIETPRRRTIALEYYSWLATQLKGVGERGMTEHLPISEDMTVRDLLVQLADGSEKFAELVYDREGDRVKEYAALIVNGQMIELAGGLDRRLEDGDRLLLLPGFSGG